One genomic window of Candidatus Binataceae bacterium includes the following:
- a CDS encoding putative toxin-antitoxin system toxin component, PIN family has translation MVLDTDVIVAAMRSPTGASAEILRFIRRDRATLLLSVALALEYEAVCFQAEHRLASGLSEEEVDIFLTAVIAMAEPVATHFLWRPQLRDAGDEMVLEAAVNGRADALVTFNVRDFGTAPARFGIQLLQPREAIMRVKLS, from the coding sequence ATGGTCCTGGACACGGACGTAATCGTGGCGGCCATGCGCAGTCCGACTGGGGCCTCCGCTGAAATTCTTCGCTTTATCCGACGGGACCGAGCCACACTATTGCTGAGCGTAGCGCTTGCCTTGGAATACGAAGCGGTATGCTTTCAGGCGGAGCATCGATTGGCCTCCGGCCTGTCAGAGGAGGAAGTCGATATCTTCCTAACCGCGGTGATTGCTATGGCGGAGCCAGTCGCAACGCACTTTCTCTGGAGGCCTCAGCTTCGCGACGCAGGTGACGAGATGGTACTCGAAGCGGCGGTGAACGGCCGTGCAGATGCGCTCGTCACCTTCAATGTACGGGATTTTGGGACAGCACCGGCGCGGTTCGGCATCCAACTGCTACAGCCGCGGGAAGCTATTATGAGGGTCAAATTATCATGA
- a CDS encoding biotin carboxylase N-terminal domain-containing protein — protein MQSLESRTLLVANRGEIAIRVMEAAAALGMRTIAIFSEDDANSLHVVRADEARRLTGTGAAAYLDGDQIVAVAKDAGCQAIHPGYGFLSENAAFARRCGEAGIIFTGPSPELLELFGDKVEARKLAQRCGVPVLPGTAGPTSLDDAKAFFHSASANPVVIKAVAGGGGRGI, from the coding sequence ATGCAGTCACTTGAGTCCAGGACCCTGCTGGTCGCCAATCGAGGTGAAATTGCGATTCGCGTGATGGAAGCGGCGGCCGCGCTCGGCATGCGCACTATCGCCATCTTCTCGGAAGACGACGCCAACTCGCTACACGTGGTCAGAGCCGACGAGGCGCGGCGCCTCACCGGAACGGGGGCCGCGGCTTATCTTGATGGCGACCAGATCGTGGCTGTTGCAAAAGACGCAGGTTGCCAGGCGATTCATCCGGGCTACGGATTTCTGAGCGAGAACGCCGCCTTCGCGCGCCGTTGCGGCGAGGCCGGCATTATCTTCACCGGGCCCAGTCCGGAACTGCTCGAGCTGTTTGGCGACAAGGTCGAGGCGCGGAAACTGGCCCAGCGCTGCGGCGTGCCAGTGCTTCCGGGCACGGCCGGGCCCACGAGCCTGGATGACGCGAAGGCGTTTTTTCACTCCGCAAGCGCAAACCCAGTGGTCATCAAGGCCGTGGCCGGCGGAGGCGGGCGGGGGATAC